The DNA region tcattttcaattTACATGAAGAACTTTAAGTATACATTATACCTTACAATAAATACTTTTGGATGTTGTTTACGAATAGTTTGTGGGTTTTGTTAATAACATTCATGAGCTTGATTCATGATCATTTCATCACATTATGTTGATGTGTCCCACCTATTTGGAGTCGGCTGGATGGATCATATTAATtgagattaataatattaatcttTGAATTGTTCATATATTGAGTTTGAAGAGAATGTTTAAACTTGTTCACCTACTTTTCCAAATAAACGTAAATGGTTCTTTTCAAGTTAAATTACCAACTTGTTCATGATCATTTTTGATTGTTTGGATGCAGTTCATCACCTCAAAAGCGTTTCCAACAAGTTTACCtcaataatttaaattcacctaTTGGGTTCCTTTCTCATCAGTTGATCACTAAATTATTTATCAATTACGTTTTTGTGCTTGTACCTTCGCCTAGATAACCTCTGAAAACTCGAACAAAATATGCTCCGGACTTCAATCCCCAGTCTGATTTATTCATGACTGTTCTTGCTTAGAGTTGAGCTGACCCAACCCTGTTTCTTAGCTAGCTCATGCTGGCGTCTGGCTGCACTTAATAACCCAATCTCTGCTGATATTCTTTTTGGTTAGATGAAATGGATAACCATTGGTTCTCTCAAAACTTGTGAGCAGGTGTTCACTGTCCCAGTCGAATCAGGCGACGTGATTGTCACAGGGACAGATGGTCTCTTCGATAACCTGTACAACAATGAGATCACTGCCGTGGTGGTTCATGGGATTCGAGCTGGTTTGGAACCTCAAGTGATGGCCCAGAAGATTGCCGCATTGGCTCGCCAACGAGCTCAGGATAAGAACAGGCAAACACCATTCTCGACTGCAGCTCAACACGCTGGATACCGATACTATGGAGGCAAGCTAGATGACATTACTGTTCTTGTATCCTTCATTACTGCCTTCGGCGCTTAAAATCGTACCCCCTATTGCCTTGCTACTTATTAACTTTCCagattttgtttttgtttcacGTGTTTATATGATGATGAGCGAACCATTTCGATTATTCTTAGCTAGTCATATTCCTGAACTAGTGGATTCTGGATACCTGTCTTTCTGTGATTTCATTTCCTGAGCTTTAGTTGTTGTGTATAAAACTCAACCACTTGAAGATGCCTGGCGTCGAGTATAAAACTTGTTAGTATTCtattttctttctcttcatttttaattctaataccCTCCCTACTTTGTTACTTGCTCTGCCTTCGCTTCATCTACTTCCTTCTCCACAACAGCTCGCGACCTCGATCCCATTAGGCAAGATTATACCCTTAGAAATGTTCGTCTAGGAGGGGACTCCAATGTCAATCTATCTCTAACCTCGACCGCATTTTACATACTGCTAGCTTTTCTTAGAAGAGCAGCTGGATTGTGACCATCTCCATGGATGTTACTTTGTGTGTGAGATTCCTTTGTTGATGGGTCTGCTAAATGTATGTGGAATTGAACCTTAGTGCATGGCAGCCACAAGGTAAGGCAGGCAGTGAGTAATTGATATATGTGGAAGTTGACTTGCTACGTTGGATGTGTTAATGTTAAACTTATTCATGAGAGGAAATGAAAGGTGAGGAGGACGTACATGAGAGACAGCTCGAATCTGATTAAAGTTTTTGAAGATATATGCTCAGCTTACGGATGCCGCAAAGCTAGCAAAAAGTTACAAGTGTATGAAAAGTTTATTCCTTGAAAGGGATTCACACGATTCTTCCCACTCCcacaattttttattattattaatattattatatggattatatatatatatatatatatatatatatatatatagagagagagagagagagagagagagagaattataATAAATGTGTattatctttaaaatctatttatatttttagaatttaaaacttttttttttttttaaagaggtGTCTAAGTGAAACTATAATAAATAGGAAGATACTTacataagataaaataaaatttgattattgttattattgttgtaaAAGAGAGATAATTGAAGATTTCTATGAAAGACTGAAAAGATAATGAAAAGTAACCTTGTGAAAGGTGTATGGTTAGTTATTTACCCCTCTATGCTCTATGCTCTATGCTTTATGCTATGCAAGTAGTGAATTCCAAACACCCTCGTTCAACTTATTGGttaagaaaattaattttcaaaagaagagACTCTCGTTGGGGATGAGGGAAAGGAAGACGAGAGTCGAGCTCATTAGAAGTTGCGAGAGAGAAGTGGAGTATATACGGGATACAGTAGCAAGAGtcagaaattataattaattatactTTATCAAGGCTCGGGGAAGTTGTATATAAAACGAAACGATCTCCGAATTGATCGCAGAATTTGATTGGGAGATTTgtaattatgaaaaaaattcttaaatttatgGGCTTTTTTCTTACCTAGATAGGCTACCTCCGCCCTTGACGGGATAGGAGGAGATACTGGCGGAGCTAGCCCGAATGATCTATTCGGACTGTGGGTTATGACTGTGGATGCCAGCCGGCGCTGACGCCGGAGTCACCCGGGGtaacttcttttttttcttttatttttttttccctttctcctTAAGGAAATCACGGCCCAAGTAGCCATCAAATAGTCTAATTTATCACATATAAGACGCAACGGTTTGTCTAGATTCTTATAGTTTATGATTTCTCTAATTATAGTAACACGAATCTAAGGACGTTAGGATCACTGCTTTGACTTCCAATATTGTTCCACTAGATTTCCATGAGAATCTGTCTCTGCTATTTCCCACCACAACTTTTGAGCGGTAGTTTCACAGACGTTAAAGTTCTGCAACTGAGTAGTACATGAGAACCCCCTAATTGGTTCCTGCTCTTCTACATGCACGTGGAATTTCAGTCAGTTTTCCTTTTCAAATCACAACAGCCACAAGGTGCATGGTAATTAATTAATCCATTCATTAGTTTTCCAAGATCCATTAATTGTGACATCCATTCCTTGTATAAAGAATAATCCTTTTTCCATGCACATTTGTCCTTGTGGCATCCTTTTGTCAGGCATAAATCTCGACAGGTGCCCTCTGAAAGTGACGGCGGCATCATATATATCCATTGCCTTACCTAGATTTCTCCTAATTAAATTACCTTCAAATACCTCTTTTATTTATCACGAGGATTAGAAATGACATTAAGGTTCCCAGCCATAGATTATATCAGCAGAACGTATACAGTTTTGTTTCATGCACTCTCACTCTTGCATCATACTAATACGTTATTATCACCATCtgaattcatatatatatatatatatagatatctatatatatatagctgCATCAACTTATAAGTgtttgtgtgtatatatatatatatttaagtagcaGTGGTAGCTGCAGTAGTTGGAGGGGAGAGTTCTATATGGGGTACATCCTCCGGCCACCAGAGCCGGACTCCCTCTGGCAGTTGAAGTAGACAGCGGCCACCGGCTGCCCGAGGTTGTAAATCTCGGCAAAGTCCTTGGTGTTGAAGTTCTGGCGCCACCCGGGTGGATACACCGTCTCACGACCCAGCTGCTGGAACAACACGAGCACCATGCGGTGGATCCCCATTGTGGGCCGTGGGGGCTCGTAGCACATCAGCTCTCTTCCTGGAAATGAAATTCAGTATATATCTTAAATCAATGCATGCAATTAATCATGCATGCCTTTCGATCGATGAATGATCGATACACTCACCGAAGGTCGCGTCCGTAGTGCCAGGGATGTCGACCACCAGCCTGCATTAGCAGTAACGTACGCATAATTAACGAGCTAGTCAGTCAATATTTGAAGAAATTAAACAGAGAGTAGGTTTACCACTGGAGGTACTCTCTCAGGTGTGGGTTACTAGGGCTGGGAGCATCGGGGTCCACCATCACCTGCATGCACGCGTGCGTCGTGCGAGGTAGTCGATTGATtaatagggtttagggtttaggaatATTTGAGGTTTAAAGAAGAATTAAGTAGCTAGGCTAGCTCACGTACGAGGGTGTAAAAGGTCCTGAGGTCATTGCCACCGACCTCGACGCGAGGTTGGTTGACCACCTCAGAGGGCTTGAACTCGCGGCCGTTGGTGATCTCCTTCCCTGAGTAGTTGATTCGGAGAGAGACTCTCTTGATGAAGGGCTCGAGGACGTCGCCGATCACCCGGCCCACCACCAGCGAGTCTCGCGCTCTGCTCATGGCTTACAATTAATGCGCGTTTGCTCGCGGCTAGCTAGCGAAGAGCAATTCGCAAACCCTTTGTTTGCGTACACACTTCTGTGGAGGAGCTAGGCGATGATCGAGCACTATATATAGCGCCCTGTGGCGTGCTATCCGCGAATGAATCCATTTACTTTTTGTAAAGTTTTTGAAGAGAAATGAGGACACAAAGTGAAGGTTCTATTCCCAACTCATTGTGTAGCCCTTCAAGGGAGTCCAACAAACAAGGGCAGCTGCCCTTCATTAATGCAGCAATTTTTAAGCAATAGCACTAGCTATGATGTGTAATAGATTTGTTTTCCCCGGGACTAGCGGTTTGGTATAGTTAACCAGATATTTATGGAGCCAGTTGGCCTCCGGTATTAATTAGTCCTAACAATTACATCTTTCGATTCCGAAAGAAaaagatttgttttttttttatctcgtatcaattttgatcaaaattattattattattattaggatAATATAATGCCACGTGCAGTTTATCTTGTTAAGTTATCGCATGTCTGTCTGTCTATTTCACTTTCCCTCTTCTCTCTTATTCATCTTTTTATCGCTTCCCGGGTTTGCTTTAGTTTGACCTTGGTCAACTTCAGAAAAAACACAAATAATTAACGATTTATTAAGGCATCGTTTAAACAGCTTGAATGTTTGTCTTTAGGttgatttgattttgtttttctttctttcgtATGAGTTTAAACTCTGATTCTGATGTGAAGTTCCTTTCGGTATATACACATCGACTTTGAACGAGTGGTATAGGAAGATTGAGAGCAACATCACCCACGAATATATTTTTTatgcaatttaaaattaaaagtatatTCATTTTTTTGGGGCTAAGAGAGAGGGAGAAAAAAAGAATGTAGGTTGTCATGAAGCAGACCAAAAGAGATGAATAGATATCCTTTCCTGAAAGAGGATAGGAATCCTCCAAAGCTGCTCTTGATCAATATTGGGAATAGTGGAAAGCTTTGAAAAGTTGATATATTCGGGGAGACTCGCTAGCTGAGGTATATGTAGTTTTGTATCATTAGCTCACACTACTTGGATTAACCTGCTAACCACTTTTTGCAAATATTATTGATCGGAAATATCTTCATAGCAAGTTATACATTTTGAGAATATCCTGATCGAGAATATCTCTGTAATAAAGTATTCACTTTAAGAACATCCTCGATCAAAAATATTCCCATAGTAGATTATTTATTTTGAGAATATCTCTAATTGGGAACACCTTGTAACAATGTACTTACTTTGAAAACATCTCTAAACCGGTCCAAGATCAAGGGATGAATTGACTCATGTCAAATCATCTCTTGTCAGGTTGAGCACAAGTTGGTCATCCCCTAGTGAGTCAATTTCTCGTGGGTCGGCCTATGGTGGGGTGGCCTATGACAGGTCAGGTTACCTCTTGCTGGTTCAACTTTTGTCAATTTGGTTTTTGGCTAATCATCTCCTGCCAGTTTGACGTCTGCCGGATTGGTTTCTTGCGGATCAACCTCTGGCGAGTTGATGTATAGCAGGTTGTCTGTCGGTTCGACTTCTAATGGGTTGTTCTTTTGGCTAAGATTGTCAATGTCAACTACTATAGGGATTAAAAAAGAAAGGTCAATTAGAAGGGAGCCAATAACGAGTTTGACCCTTCTAACGCTCAAATCAGATCTAGAGAAAAAACGAGTTGAAGAAGAAGAGAGTAAAAGTAGTAAGGTCTAATGAATCacatgtagaaattaagaaaaagaaaaaactagctatattattgaatcca from Zingiber officinale cultivar Zhangliang chromosome 4B, Zo_v1.1, whole genome shotgun sequence includes:
- the LOC121977801 gene encoding protein HEADING DATE 3A-like; protein product: MSRARDSLVVGRVIGDVLEPFIKRVSLRINYSGKEITNGREFKPSEVVNQPRVEVGGNDLRTFYTLVMVDPDAPSPSNPHLREYLQWLVVDIPGTTDATFGRELMCYEPPRPTMGIHRMVLVLFQQLGRETVYPPGWRQNFNTKDFAEIYNLGQPVAAVYFNCQRESGSGGRRMYPI